GCAATCGAAAATTGCTCCAAACCATGCTATACTACATCCATGAAAAGGATAGTCTCCTTTGACCTTGATGGAACAATTGTAAATGGCCAGTTCGGTGAAATGGTATGGAATCATGGTATCCCTGAAGAATTCTCCAAAAAATACTCCATTACCTTTGAGGAAGCAAAGAGGCTGATAATAAAGGAGTATGAAGCAGTTGGAGATACAAATATCCTGTGGTACAATATAGAATACTGGCTTAACAGGTTTAACCTACTAATAGCGGCAGACACACTGCTCGATAGATACGAGGCATATATTGAACTCCTTCCTGATGTGAAAGAGGTACTTGAGACATTGAAGGGAAAATACACCCTGATAATCGCTTCAAATGCCGCGAGGATATTTGTTGAAAAAGAGCTTGACCATATGGGCGCTGCCCATTACTTCAGCCATATAATCTCTGCAACCACAGACTACAAAATGGTAAAAAAGGGTGAGGGGTTCTATAAAAAACTCTGTAACACATTGAATGTATCCCCCGAAGAACTCATTCATGTCGGTGATCATCCAATCTTCGACTTTGTTGCCCCATCAAGCGTGGGGATAGAGTCCTATCTCTTGAAGAGCCGGGAGCCGAGAGCCGAGAGCCGAGAGTTAAGCAAAAACAATGGAAGGGTCATAACCAGTTTGATGGAACTCTTGCATAAACTATGAGAAGATGCTTCAAATGTAAAAATCCAATAGATATGGAAAGCATATCTTTCAAGGAAGAATGCCGGATATGTAAGTCAGACCTGCATATCTGTTTGAACTGCATATTCTATGATGAGGGAAAAGCCAACAAATGCAGAGAAACACAGGCAGAGTATGTAAAGGAAAAACACAGGGCAAACTATTGTGACTATTTTAGATTTAAAGAAGAAAAAGAACATAAATCAGGCAGGGAAGATGCTGAAAATCTGTGGAAGGAACTCTTTAAAAAACCTTGATGGACAAACATATATTTTCGATTTTCGATTGCCGATTTTCGATTGTAAAATTACAAATTAAAAACAAATACTAAGTACAATGTACTGTGTACGTTTCTTCGTCTCTTGCTCCTTACTGCCTACTCCTTACTGCTTACTGATTTTTTGCCCTCGTAAATATAATCCTGTATCGCTCCCTATCTAAATCAAAACAGGCTGTACATCCACTATCCTCACAACCCTCTCTATCCATTTCCTCTTTTGAAGGTAATGGCTCAAGAAGGACTTCAAACCCTATGGATTCGTACATTTCCACCATCTCAGTCAATCTCGGTTCGCATGTTACGAACCTTTTTTCCCACCCAGCCTCTATCAGTTCATCCTCTCTTTTCATTGTTTGGCCCTTACCTTGTTTAAAAAATAATCGATTGTCCT
This portion of the Pseudomonadota bacterium genome encodes:
- a CDS encoding HAD family hydrolase produces the protein AIENCSKPCYTTSMKRIVSFDLDGTIVNGQFGEMVWNHGIPEEFSKKYSITFEEAKRLIIKEYEAVGDTNILWYNIEYWLNRFNLLIAADTLLDRYEAYIELLPDVKEVLETLKGKYTLIIASNAARIFVEKELDHMGAAHYFSHIISATTDYKMVKKGEGFYKKLCNTLNVSPEELIHVGDHPIFDFVAPSSVGIESYLLKSREPRAESRELSKNNGRVITSLMELLHKL